The following proteins are encoded in a genomic region of Paenibacillus sp. FSL H3-0469:
- a CDS encoding GerAB/ArcD/ProY family transporter gives MGKVKIGLGEFFSLTVLFELGTALVVNLGMGAGRDAWLSILLGCAAGLIMFTGYAYLYRKYPDQPFTAYTRQILGKYIGAPVGLLYIILYINLAARDLRDGSTMLAMATMHNTPLFILSATMLLSGAYVLHKGVEVLSRTSVVFTFVVLGIGLFGTVMLMLSGTINLNRLLPVLENGFRPVLSSVIHQNYMFPFGEMVCFTMLMPYLSSVKKGPWIIAAAMVFSALLLSFTMALNISVLGADIVERSPLPLMPTISKISVSDIIQRVDIFVVMVLIIGVFFKMAVFFAAALIGISDLFKLPYRRMLYPCGLIILFTSMLDARSFIEHLDEGGTLLYRVYPYLMIVIPVLLVIVTAVRDHFSAPRPG, from the coding sequence ATGGGTAAGGTCAAAATTGGACTCGGCGAATTCTTCAGCCTGACGGTGCTGTTCGAGCTGGGCACGGCGCTGGTGGTGAATCTGGGGATGGGGGCGGGCCGGGATGCCTGGCTCTCGATCCTGCTCGGCTGCGCGGCGGGGCTGATCATGTTCACGGGATACGCTTATCTGTACCGCAAGTACCCGGACCAGCCTTTTACAGCCTATACACGGCAAATTCTCGGAAAATATATCGGGGCACCGGTAGGCCTGCTCTATATTATTCTCTACATAAACCTGGCCGCCCGGGATCTGCGCGACGGCAGCACTATGCTCGCAATGGCGACCATGCACAACACTCCGCTGTTCATCTTAAGTGCCACGATGCTGTTATCGGGAGCTTATGTGCTGCACAAGGGGGTGGAGGTACTGAGCAGAACTTCCGTGGTATTTACGTTTGTCGTTCTGGGGATCGGCCTGTTCGGTACAGTGATGCTGATGCTCTCCGGTACGATCAATCTGAACAGACTGCTGCCTGTACTGGAGAATGGCTTCCGGCCCGTGCTAAGCTCGGTGATTCATCAGAATTATATGTTTCCGTTCGGGGAAATGGTGTGCTTCACTATGCTGATGCCGTATCTGTCCAGTGTCAAAAAAGGACCGTGGATCATTGCCGCCGCCATGGTGTTCTCCGCGCTGCTGCTCAGCTTTACGATGGCGCTGAATATTTCTGTTCTGGGTGCCGACATTGTTGAACGCTCGCCGCTCCCGCTGATGCCGACGATCAGCAAGATCTCCGTTTCGGATATCATCCAGCGGGTGGATATTTTTGTGGTCATGGTGCTGATCATCGGGGTGTTTTTCAAAATGGCCGTCTTCTTCGCTGCCGCACTGATCGGAATCTCGGACCTGTTCAAGCTTCCGTACCGGAGAATGCTCTATCCCTGCGGACTGATCATTCTCTTCACCTCCATGCTGGATGCACGCAGCTTCATTGAACATCTCGATGAGGGCGGGACCCTGCTGTACAGGGTATATCCTTATTTAATGATAGTCATTCCGGTGCTGCTGGTCATCGTGACGGCGGTTCGTGATCATTTCTCCGCTCCCCGGCCGGGCTGA
- a CDS encoding bifunctional homocysteine S-methyltransferase/methylenetetrahydrofolate reductase, whose protein sequence is MKPDLRSAWEKNVLVGDGAMGTFLYQKGFPVGISYEELNLTSPEVIEDVHRSYINAGAVLLESNTYSANYDKLSKFGLEAKVADINRAGVRIARRAAGENGYVVGAIGSIRAGKRANLSSSELKRFFSQQIAALLEEAPDGIMLETFYDVEELHLALKAVRKLSTLPVICQLAVDDSARTLDGLTLPEAFHILQQDGADVIGFNCNTGPNGIKRALGTLQGKLALPVSIYPNAGVADYVDGQYRYGASPEYFGQMAPVFADMGSRIIGGCCGTTPKHIAEISAALKGYVVEPLPEPAAFSAPERIAVQEHLADDEGQGGGEPTLVDLVKERHTVIVELDPPRDLDIAKFMKGAEALRRAGADALTLADNSLAVTRMSNMALGHLVQARTGLRPLVHIACRDRNLIGTQSHLMGFDALGIDHVLAVTGDPARFGDLPGSSSIYDLTSFEIIRMIKQLNDGVAFSGKPLKQNAKFVIGAAFNPNVKHLDKAVERLEKKIASGADYIMTQPVYDPELIARMAKATEHLDIPIFIGIMPLASGRNAEYLHNEVPGIQLSAEVRSRMAGLEGEAGRAEGVLIAKELLDAAVAHFNGIYLITPFMFYDMSVQLLEYIWEKQGRKLSPLFR, encoded by the coding sequence GTGAAGCCGGATTTGCGCTCTGCATGGGAGAAGAACGTATTAGTCGGAGACGGAGCGATGGGAACTTTTTTGTATCAAAAGGGTTTCCCTGTCGGCATCTCCTACGAGGAATTGAATCTGACCTCACCGGAGGTCATTGAGGATGTGCACCGCAGCTATATCAATGCAGGTGCTGTACTGCTGGAGAGTAATACCTACTCCGCGAACTACGACAAGCTGTCGAAGTTCGGATTGGAAGCCAAGGTGGCGGATATCAACCGTGCGGGTGTCCGCATTGCCCGCCGGGCTGCCGGCGAGAACGGTTATGTGGTCGGAGCCATCGGCTCGATCCGCGCCGGCAAACGGGCGAATCTGTCCTCCTCCGAGCTGAAGAGATTCTTCTCGCAGCAGATTGCTGCGCTTCTGGAGGAAGCGCCGGACGGAATCATGCTGGAGACCTTCTATGATGTCGAGGAGCTTCATCTGGCGCTAAAGGCTGTGCGCAAGCTTAGTACGCTGCCTGTAATCTGCCAGCTGGCTGTGGACGATTCGGCGCGGACGCTGGACGGTTTAACCCTGCCGGAAGCTTTCCATATTCTGCAGCAGGACGGAGCGGACGTAATCGGCTTCAACTGCAACACCGGACCGAACGGAATCAAGCGTGCGCTGGGTACGCTGCAGGGCAAGCTGGCGCTGCCGGTGTCGATCTATCCGAATGCGGGCGTAGCCGATTATGTAGACGGCCAATACCGCTACGGGGCATCACCGGAGTATTTCGGCCAGATGGCACCGGTGTTCGCGGATATGGGCAGCCGGATTATCGGGGGCTGCTGCGGCACCACTCCTAAGCATATCGCTGAAATCTCCGCTGCCTTGAAGGGCTATGTGGTGGAGCCGCTGCCTGAGCCCGCTGCCTTCAGCGCGCCTGAGAGGATTGCGGTGCAGGAGCATTTGGCGGATGACGAGGGGCAGGGAGGCGGCGAACCGACGCTTGTCGATCTGGTCAAGGAACGCCACACCGTTATCGTAGAGCTTGACCCTCCGCGCGATCTGGACATCGCGAAGTTCATGAAGGGGGCAGAAGCGCTGCGCCGGGCCGGAGCTGATGCCCTGACGCTGGCCGATAATTCGCTTGCTGTAACCCGGATGAGCAATATGGCGCTGGGGCATCTGGTGCAGGCCCGCACAGGCCTGAGGCCGCTGGTGCATATTGCCTGCCGCGACCGCAACTTGATTGGCACCCAGTCGCATCTGATGGGCTTCGACGCGCTGGGGATTGACCATGTGCTGGCCGTGACCGGAGATCCTGCCCGGTTCGGGGATCTGCCCGGCTCAAGCTCGATCTATGACCTGACTTCCTTTGAAATTATACGTATGATTAAGCAGCTCAATGACGGCGTGGCCTTCTCCGGCAAGCCGCTCAAGCAGAACGCGAAGTTCGTCATCGGCGCAGCGTTCAATCCCAATGTCAAGCATCTGGACAAAGCGGTCGAGCGCCTGGAGAAGAAGATTGCCTCGGGTGCGGATTATATTATGACCCAGCCTGTGTATGATCCTGAATTGATTGCCCGGATGGCCAAGGCTACCGAGCACCTGGATATTCCGATCTTCATCGGCATTATGCCGTTGGCCAGCGGACGCAATGCCGAGTACCTGCATAATGAGGTTCCGGGCATTCAGCTCTCTGCCGAGGTCCGCAGCCGGATGGCCGGACTCGAAGGCGAAGCGGGCCGGGCCGAAGGGGTACTGATCGCTAAGGAGCTGCTGGATGCGGCGGTTGCACATTTTAACGGAATCTATCTGATTACGCCGTTTATGTTCTATGATATGAGCGTGCAGCTGCTGGAGTATATTTGGGAGAAGCAAGGACGTAAGTTATCCCCCTTGTTTCGCTAG